The Blattabacterium cuenoti genome includes the window ATAGCTTTTTTGCATTTTTTTTTTCTCTATCTATATATCCCTTATATTTGATTCTAATAGAAACTTGTTCCAATATTTCCTGATAAAAATCATTTTTTTGAATTTTTTCCATTAAAAATGGAATGGATATAATATCTTGAATATCAATTTCAGAACGAGATAAAATAGTTTCTATTTTTTTATCATGACATATTGGAGCAGATTTTTTAGCATTTAAGATAGGATTTATAGTCTTTGGATCAAAATTTGTTTTTTGAAATAAAGACATACATTTTTCTATTTTAGATTTTTTGTTATCTAACATTCTCATTTTTTTTTCTGAAATTAAACCTATATTATATCCCATAGGAGTTAATCTTTCATCAGCATTATCTTGTCGCAATAACATTCTATATTCTGCTCTTGAAGTGAACATTCTATAAGGTTCTTTTGTTCCTTTGGTCACCAAATCATCTATTAAAACTCCAATATAAGCCTGATTTCTTTTGAGAATAAATGGTTCTTTTTTATGAATTTTTAAATGAACATTAATTCCTGCCATTAATCCTTGTGCCGCCGCTTCTTCATATCCAGTTGTTCCATTAATTTGTCCAGCAAAAAAAAGATTTTCTATAATTTTACTTTCTAAAGTAACCTTTAATTGTTCTGGTGGAAAATAATCATATTCAATAGCATATCCGGGTCTTAATATTTTTACTTTTTCAAACCCTGAAACTTGTTTCAAAGATTGATATTGTATTTTTTCTGGAAAAGAGGTAGAAAAACCATTTACATATACTTCTACAGTATTCCACCCTTCTGGTTCAACAAAAATCGTATGTTCTTTTTTGTCTGCAAATCGGAAAACTTTTTCTTCTATAGAAGGACAATATCTAGGACTGATCCCTTGAATGGATCCTTTATAAACTGGTGAATGACTAAAATTATCTCGTACTATATCATGTACTTTTTGATTGGTATAAGTAATATAACATTTTTTTTGTTGTCTCAATTTTTTTGGATTATAAAAAAAAGAAAATTTTTTCGGATCTCTATCTCCATTTTGAGATTTCATTTTCTCATAAATCAAAGAGCGTCCATCTACTCTTGGCGATGTTCCTGTTTTCATTCTTCCAAATTTAAATCCAAAATTTTTAGTTAACTGTTCCGTAATCCCTCTTACTTCTTGTTCTGCTATTCTTCCTCCATTAATTTTTTTTCTTCCAATATGAATCTTTCCATTTAGAAAAGTTCCATTTGTCAGTATTACTGACTTTCCTTTAATTTTTAATCCAAAAATAGTTTGCACCCCTTTGACCTTATCTCCTTCTATTATTAAAGATATCACTGTATCTTGGTATACATCTAATTTAGAATTTTTTTCTAAAAAATATTTACAATAATAAGAAAATAATTTTCTATCACATTGAGCCCTAGGACTCCACATAGCAGGTCCTTTAGATTTGTTTAACATTCTAAATTGAATTGTACTAGAATCTGCAATCATTCCAGAAATTCCACCTAAAGCATCTATTTCTCTAATTATTTGACCTTTTGCAATTCCTCCTATAGACGGATTACATGACATTTTACCTATAGTTTGCAAGTTAGTGGTAATAAGTAAAGTTTTGGATCCCATATTAGAAGATGCAGAAGCCGCTTCAATGCCAGCATGTCCTCCCCCAACCACAATCACATCATATGTATATAAAAACATGATTTCTTAAAATTGAAATAAATTTAAATAAAACTCTTCTTTTTTTTTCATTATTCTTTTATCTATATGATTCTGGTCATCATATCCTAAAAGATGTAATACAGCATGTATCATAACACGTTTTAATTCAAACATGAAAAATTGATTCCATTGTTTAGAATTGTCATAAATCCGATCTACACTAATAAATATGTCTCCAGAAATGGATTTATTGATAGAATAATTAAATGCAAGTACATCTGTGTAACAATTTTTTTTCAAAAATTTTTGATTCATCTCGAAAAGATAATCATCATTACAAAAAATATAGTTTATATTTCCAATATATCCTCCTTCATTATTTAATAATATACAGATTTCTTTAATGAAAAAAGATTCTTTTTGAATAGAAAAATCATAAATTTCATAAAATAATTTAATCATTAGAAAATATTACTTTCTATTTTAGAATAATTTTTCTTACATATTATATACATTTTGATAACGAAAAAAATAATTCCTAATATATTCACTTTATTAAATTTATTTTGTGGATGCATATCTATTATATTTTTGCAATCAAAAAATTTTAATGATTCTGCTATTTATACTTTATTTTCAATAATTTTTGATTTTTTGGATGGTTTTTTTTCTAGATTGATAAAAATAGAAAATCTATTTGGAAAAGAATTAGATTCTCTAGCAGATATGATTTCTTTTGGAATGGTTCCATCTATAATAGTTTTTCTTTTATTGGAAAACAAAACACCCATTCCATTTATTGAATATTTATCTTTTTTGATTTCCATTTTTTCTGCATGTCGTTTAGCTAAATTCAATATTAACAACCCTGATAATAAAAATCATATTATGGGACTAACAACACCCGTAAATACCTTATTTTTTTCTTCTATCTCTCTTATCATTACAAATGATCCTGTTCCTTTTATAATAGAAAAAAAAATCATATATCTTATTGTAATGCTTTTGATGATATTTTTATCCTGTTATCTTTTGGTATCTAAGATACCAATGTTTTCTTTTAATTTTAAAAATTTATCTTGGAAAAAGAATAAAATACGTTATATTTTTTTATTGATTAGTATATTTCTTTTATTAACTTTACATATGATCGCTTTGCCATGTATTATTATTTTTTATATCATAATCTCAATCTATTTTCATAGATTGAAAAAAATTCATATAAAAACATGAAATTAAAACTTCATCGTCCTATTTGTTTTTTTGATATAGAAGCAACAGGAATCAATATAGGAAAAGACAGAATTATAGAAATATCTATATTAAAAATATTTCCCCATGAAAATAAAGAAGAAAAAACTTGGTTAATTTATCCTGAAATTCCTATTCCTCCACAATCAACAGCCATTCATGGGATTAAAGATGAAGATGTAGCAGGAAAACTGAAATTTAAAGATGTAGCTTCTTCTATTTTTAAAATGATTGAAAATACAGATTTAGCAGGATATAATTCTAATAGATTTGATATTCCAATTTTAGCAGAAGAAATGCTTCGTGCAGGAATGTCTTTTGACATTAAGAAACATAAAACTATAGATGTTCAAGTTATATTTCATAAAATGGAACCCAGAACCCTTTCCGCTGCTTATAAATATTATTGTAGTAAAGATCTTATGAAAGCTCATAGTTCTAGATCTGATACATTTGCCACATACAAAATATTATTAGCACAATTAGAAAAATATAAAAACTTAAAAAAAGATGTAAAAAGTCTAAATCAATTTTCTCATCAAAAAAACATAGCAGATCTTGCTGGTTTTGTAAAAATAGATGAACAAGGAAATGAAATATTCAATTTCGGAAAATATAAAGGAGAGAAAGTTTTTGAAATCTTTGAAAAATTCCCAAATTATTATGGATGGATACAAAATTCAGATTTTCCATTATATACAAAAAAAATATTAACAGAAATCAAATTAAAAAAATTTAATAAATAAAAACCTATTCTTGAATAAGATCCTCCAATCTTTTGGATATAAAATCGGTCAAATTTTTTCCATGTAATAAATCTTGGGATAAAAGAGTCAGATTTAAAGCTTCTTGGATCATCCTTTTCCTTTCTCCTTCTGATGTTTCTTTTAATATTTTTTTCATCAAAATATGATTTGTATTGACTATCAATTGATAATATTTATCTTTTTTTACTATGTTTTCTCCCATAGTAGAATTCATTTCTTTGATTCTTCTTAAAAATTCTGGAATGATAATTAAAAAAGGATAATCTTTTTTGGATAAATCTTCTAATTGTATGGAAAATTGGAATTGTTCCATGATATAATGCTGAATCAAATTTTTTAAATCTTGTTTTTCTGGGTCTGAAAGTTCTGAATGAAGTTCTTCCTTTTTTTTTAAATTGATTAATTTATCAATATGATCCGAATCTACTCGAACAAAACAGATATCTGTATAAGACAATTCTAATTTCTGTATTAAATGAACTGAAAGTGGACTATCAAAAATCAAAACTTCGTAGCATCTATCTATAGCTTCTTTTATAAAACTATATTGTTTTTCTGGGTCTGAAGAATAAAGAAAAACAATTTTTCCTTCTTTATTTTTTTGAGTTTCTTTTATTTTTTCCCTACATTCATCCAATGTACAATAACTATTGTCTATAGTAGAAAAAAGAAAAAATTTGATAGCTTTATCGAAGAAATTTTGTGTACTAATCATTCCATATTCTACTATAATTTTGAAATTATTCCATTTTTTTTGAAAATTTTCTCTGTTTTTTCTAAACATCAAATCTAGTTTATCAGATACTTTTCTTGTTATATATTTAGATATATTTTTAACAGATGTATCATATTGTAAATGAGAACGGGACACATTAAGAGGTATATCTGTAGAATCTATAACTCCTCTTAATAAACTAAGAAAATCTGGAACAATTCCTTCCAAGTTATCCGTAATATAAACCTGATTTTGGTACAAATGTATTTTATCTTTTTGTACGTCTATTTTTTTTCCTATTTTAGGAAAATATAAAATACCTGTTAAATGGAAAGGATGATCTATATTTAAATGAACCCAAAATAAAGGATCTTCTAATTGATTTGGATATAATTCATGATAAAAATCTAAATAATTTTTATCGTTCAACTGAAGTGGATTTTTTTTCCAATCAGGATTAATGTTATTGATAACGATTTCTTTATCCTCTTTTGATTTTGATGATAAAGAAATTGTTATAGGCATAAATTTACAGTATTTTTGTAATAACTTTAAAATACGATCATATTCTAAAAATTCTTTACTTTCTTCATCATTCAAATACAGAATAACTTCTGTTCCTCTGTCTCTTTTTTCAATCTCTCTCATGATGAAATTTGGATCTCCTTCGCAAGACCAAAATATAGATGGTTCGTTTTTTTTATAAGATTGAGTTAATATCATAACTTTTTTTGATACCATAAAAGAAGAATAAAAACCTAATCCAAAATGTCCAATAATATTAGAAGAAGAATCCGTTGTAGATACATTTTTATATTTTTTGATAAACTCTTCGGCTCCAGAAAAAGCAATTTGATTAATATATTTATCCACTTCTTCTTTAGTCATTCCTATTCCATTATCTAGAATATGAAGGGTTTTATTTATTTGATCTATGATAATTTTAACTTTAAAATCATCAATAATATCATACAAATTTTCTAATTTTATTAAAGTTTGTAATTTTACAACAGCATCTATTGCATTAGAAACTAATTCACGTAAGAAAATTTCTTGATTTGAATAAAGAAATTTTTTAATAATAGGAAAAATATTATCTGAAGTAACACTAATTTTAGTCATACCATATAAAATTATACCATACATTTTTTATCTCTAAAGAAGAGACAGACTATGACGGGTTCATCCTCATTCAAAGAAACAATTTACAAATTTTTTTCTATCAAATACTTTTAAATCTTGTATTTTTTCTCCTATTCCCAAATATTGAATAGGAATTTTAAATTGATCCATAATTCCTATTACTACTCCCCCTTTGGCTGTTCCTTCTATTTTCGTTAAAACAATAGAAGAAATTTGAACAAAATAGGTAAATTTTCGAACCTGTTCAAAAGCATTTTGACCAGTTGTTGCATCTAAAATTAGCATAATCTCATGAGGAGGTTCAGATGTTATTTTTTTGATGACTCTACTTATTTTAGATAATTCTTTCATAAGATTAATTCGATTTTGTAATCGACCAGACGTATCAATTAGAACCACATCTTTTTTTTTGGATTTTGCAGATTGTAAAGTATCATATACCACAGAAGCTGGATCCGCATGCATATGTTGTTTAATTAAAGGAACTTCAGCTTTATTTGCCCAGATTTCAATCTGATCAATAGCAGCGGCTCTAAATGTATCTGCAGCACTTATTATAACATGAAACCCTTTCTTTTTTAGAAAAAAAGCTAATTTCCCAATTGTAGTTGTTTTTCCTACTCCATTTACTCCTACTATCAGGATTACATATGGTTTTTTGTTATTTTTCTTGATTTTTTTTTCTAAACAAACATTTTCAATATCTATAAGATTTTCAATTTCTTCTTTAAGAAGATTATAAATATCTTGCAAATTTTTATATTTTTCTTTTTGAACTCTTTCTTCTAAATTGTTAATAATTTTTATAGTAGTTTGTGTTCCTATATCTGCAGATAATAATATCTCTTCTATGTGATCAAGAATATTAATATCGATTTTGGATTTTTTCGAAAAAAAATTTTGGATTTTTTCGAAAAAAAATCCTCTAGATTTTTTTAATTCATGATGGAATACTTTATTTGTTTCTTTCTTAAAAATCATTATAATTCATTACTTTTTTTAAAAAAAATCTTGATTCTGTCATTATACATCATCTTATTCTCAAAAGTATAACAACCTGATTTTTTAGATTTAACTATTTTTATGGCTAAAGTCATTTTTTTTGAAATCTTTTTTTTTTTGTTATCTCCTCCCTTTTTAGACATTGATAATATGAATTTTATTATTTATTTAATTTCTTTATGAATTGTATATTTCCTTAATACTGAATTATATTTTTTTAGTTCAATTCTGTTCGGAGTATTTTTCTTATTTTTTGTTGTTATATATCTGGAACAACCAGAAATTCCAATTTTTCTTTGTTCAGTACATTCTAATATAACTTGTATCCTGTTTCCCCTTTTTCCCATTTTTAATATTTATATTTAAAACGTTTTAAAACGTTTTCTATCCCTATTTTATTGATAAGTTTCACAGTAGAAACGCAAATTCTCAAAGTGATCCACTTTTTTTTTTGTATTAAAAAAAAACGTTTTTTACATAAATTAATGTTAAATCGACGTTTTTTTTTATTATTTGCATGAGAAACTCGGTTTCCTGTCATTGATTTTTTTCCTGTCAATTCACAAATCTTGGACATAAGAATTTTTTTCTTTAATATTGTAAAGAATGACAATATAATAAAATTTATATAATATAAAAACATTTCATGTCAGGACACAGCAAATGGTCAAATATACAACATAGAAAATCAAATCAAGATTCCTTAAAATCTAAAAAATTTTCTAAAATTATTAAAGAAATTTCTATAGCTGTAAAAGAATCAGGAACAAATAATCCTCGTTTTAGAAATGCAATTTTAAATGCAAAATCAATAAATATCCCTAAAAATACCATAGAAAAAGCTATAAAAAAAGCTTTACAAATCAAAACAAATAATTATAAAAATTTAAATTTAGAAGGACTGATTCATGGAATCAGTATCATTATAGAATGTATGACGAATAACAATATTCGAACGATATCCAATATTAGAACACTTTTGAATAAAAATGAAGGAAGATTATGTCATAATGGGGAATTAACCCATTTTTTTAAAAAAATGGGTGTTTTTTATATAAAAAAAAAAGACATTCATTTTTCAATAGAAGATTTTGAACTCATGATAATAGATTTTGGGGCTCAAGATTTTAAAATAAATCACAATATGATTTATTTATACATAGATTTTGAATCCTTTAGATCTATGAAAAATAATTTGGAAAAATTAAAAATACTTCATGAGTATAAAGTGGAACATATCCCCAAACAAATTCAATCTATTTCAGAAGAAAAAAAGAACAAAGTTTTAAACTTAATTGATAAACTTTATCTGAATGAAGATGTAGAAAATATTTACTACAATTTATATAATGAAAATAAAAAGTAAAATGTCCTATCGCATTTTTTAAATAAAAACAATAAATTAAATAATGAGGAAAGTCCGGACACCGTAGAGCAACACAATGGGTAACACCCATCCATCGTAAGATGAGGAATAGTGCAACAGAAAGAATATACAGACAGGATGATATATTGTTGATTGCTGTAGTGAAATCATGTAAACTCTGTGTGGTGAAATGCCATGTATACCGGAAAACTAGCTCGGTTGAAACCGGGGGGTAGGCAGATTGAGATCGTGGGTAACCTAGATCCTAGATAAATGATAGGGTGTGAAAACAGAATCCGGCTTACAATTTTACTTTTTGTATGGAGGGAGAGATGGCCGAGAGGATTAAGGCGCACGTCTGGAAAGCGTGTTCACAAAAAAAGTGTCAAGGGTTCGAATCCCTTTCTCTCCGCTGTTATTTATTATTTCTATAAAGTTTCTATATCTTTTAACTTTTTATCTATCAAATTGTTCCTAACACCTAACAATCGATCTATATCCTTGGAAGCTCCTTGTAATTTATCTTGAGCTTGATGAAGTAACAATCCAAATTTTTTAAATTCCTGTTTGACTATTTCTAAAATTTTCCACACTTCAGAACTTCTTTTCTGAATAGCTAAAGTTCGAAATCCAATTTGGAAACTATTTAATACAGCAGCTAATGTAGACGGTCCGGCTATCACTGTTTTATATTTTCTTAACAATTCTTCTAATAAACTAGAATTTTTTATAATTTCAGCATATATTCCTTCAAAGGGTAAGAACAAAATAGCAAAATCAGTTGTATATGGTGGATCAATATATTTATATTGAATATCTTTGGACATTTTTTTTAGAACAGATTCCATATTTTTTATAGCTATTTCTATATTTTTTTTTCCTCCATTACGATAAGCTTCCTGCACTTTTTCATAAGTTTCTTTTGGAAACTTAACATCAATAGGTAACCATATCATATTTTTGTTTCCAAGTCCTGGAAGTTTAATTGCAAATTCTACCACAAATTTTGTACTAGATTTTGTCACGACATTTGAAGCATATTGTTCTGGAGATAAAATTTGTTGTAAAAGCATTGAAAGCTGCATTTCACTAAAACTTCCACATATTTTTACATGATTTAAGGTTCTTTTTAAAGAACTTACATCTTTTGCTAAAATCTTCATTTCTCCTAACTCTTCTTGTAAAAAAAATAATTGATTTCCAATGATTTCAAATGATTTTCCCAAATGTACATTTAAAGAAGTTTGAAGTTTATTATTAACATTTTCTCTTATGTCTTCCAGTTTTTTTTCAAGAATTTGAATTAATTTTTCCTGTGAGGAATAAATAGCATCTAATTTTCTATCTTGATTTTCAATATAAAATTGAATTTTTTTGTCAATAGAATCCTGAAAAATATTCACAGTTTGTATTATACCATTTTTCATTTCAATGAAAGAATCACCGATTTCGCTTCTACTATATTTAGACAGTTTTTGAATTTCATCTTGTTGATTTTTAAATTCTTTTCTAAAGAAAAATTCCAATTTTCTAAAAAAATAGATGCATATAAAAAAAAGAAAAAAATTTAAAAGTATAAATGAATAATCCATTCAAAAAATTATGAAGCTAAAATAGCGGGAATAGGACTCGAACCTATGACCTTCGGGTTATGAGCCCGACGAGCTACCAACTGCTCCATCCCGCGATAATTGTGAATATAATCTTTTTCATTTACAAAATCAAATATTAAAATTATTTATCCATTCATAGATATCAAAAATTCTTCATTGTTTTGAGTTCTAGACATTCTAGATCTTAAAAAATCCATAGCTTCTACTGGATTCATATCGGAAAGATGTTTTCTCAAAATCCACATTCTTTGTAATGTGTTGGGATCAAGTAAAAGATCATCTTTTCTTGTACTAGAAGAAACAAGATCAATAGCTGGATAAATTCGTTTATTAGCTATTTTTCTATCCAATTGAAGTTCTTTATTTCCTGTTCCTTTAAATTCTTCGAAAATCACTTCATCCATTTTTGATCCTGTATCAATCATAGCTGTAGCAATGATCGATAAAGATCCCCCGTTTTCTATGTTTCTAGCAGCTCCAAAGAATCTTTTAGGTTTATGTAAAGCGTTGGCATCCACTCCTCCTGATAATACCTTTCCAGATGCAGGAGCAACAGTATTATAGGCACGAGCTAAACGTGTAATAGAATCTAACAATATAACAACGTCATGTGAACATTCTACCATTCTTTTTGCTTTTTGCAAAACAATATTAGCAACTTTAACATGTCGATCTGCTGGTTCATCAAAAGTAGATGCAATGACTTCTCCCCTTACGTTTCTCTGCATATCTGTTACTTCTTCTGGACGTTCATCAATTAACAATATAATTAAATATACTTCAGGATGATTAGCGGCAATAGCATTGGCTACTTCTTTTAACAAAGTAGTTTTTCCTGTTTTAGGGGGAGCAACAATCATTCCTCTTTGTCCTTTTCCTATAGGAGTAAATAAGTCTACAATTCTTGTAGAAAGAGTTGCATTTTTTTCAGCTAATTTAAATTTTTCATTCGGAAATAATGGAGTCAGATGTTCAAAAGGATCTCTATCCCTAACAAAAGAAGGACCCCTTCCATTAATCTCAAGAATTTTAATTAGAGGAAAATATTTTTCCCCATCTTTAGGTGGACGAACTTCTCCTCTTATTGTATCTCCTGTTTTCATTCCAAAAAGTCTGATTTGAGATTGAGAAACGTAAATATCATCAGGAGATGATAAATAATTAAAATCAGAAGATCTCAAAAATCCATAATTTTCTGGCATAATTTCCAATACTCCCTCACTAATTATTATTCCTTCGAATTCGTATTCAGGAGTACGGTATTTATTAGAAAAAATTTTTTGTGATCCCACTTCTATTCCGTGAGATGATGATATATTCTGAGTTTCGAGTTTATCATTTTTTTTCCAATTATAAAAATTTTTATGTTTTTTTTGAATTTTTGTGGTTTCTTCTGAGAGTTTAGAATTAGAAATTTTTAAATGTTCTTGAGATATAGATTTTTTTCTATCATTTATGCTTTTGTTTTCTGAAAATGAATTTTTAGATTCAGTATTTTTTTGCATGTTAAATCCTTTTTTTAAAGAATTATCCCTTTTTGAGAGTTCAAAAGTCTTTTTATTATTAAAAATGGAAATGATTTTCTCTAGGAGTTCGTTTTTTCGTAATTGTGTACATTTTTTCAATCCTGATAAACGAGCAATCTCCTGTAATTCAAAAAGTTTTTTACTTTTTAATTCAGTAATATCAAACATAAAGTAATTGGGTTTTTATATATGCTTGGTAAGTAATATACTTTTTAGTATAATAACTTAGAAACGATAAATGCAATTATACAAAAAATTAATTTGAACTTAAGTAACAAAATAAAAAATTATAAAATAATTTAATATTTATATTATGAATTTATATTATTATGTTATATAGAATACAAACATTATACTTACTTATTTCAATTTTTATTTATTCTCTTCTCATATATTTTTTATGTTTTTTTAATAAAAATCTAATGGATTTTCTTGAATGTAATTTTTTGAAAAAAAAATTTTTTTTAATTTTTCTAATTATATGTTTATTTCTATCTATTTTAAGTTTTTTCTTTTTTCATCAAAAAAAAATTCAAATATTTTTAAATAAAATTAATATACTTACTAATACAATTTATGAAGGAATTCTTTTTTTTTCATGTTCTAAATGGAATAAATACACATTTATTATGTTCCTTTTTTTTATATTATGTATATGTTTTTTATATCTAACAAATAGAGCTATCAAAAAAGATATAAAATTAATCAATTCTATCAATCGAATCCGATAAATAAATATTTTTGATTTCCAAAAAAATTTTGAAAAAGATCCCAAAAATGAAAAAAACTTCATTAATTCAAAAGTTAGAAGTTTCTAAAAAGGAATTTTTAGAAACTTCTAAATTAATTATACAACCCAATATTATATCTGATCAAAAAAAATACAGAATACTATTAAAAAAATATATGACATTAGAAAAAATAGTCTTTTTTTATGAAGAGTACAAGAAACAATTGGTTTCACTTAAAGAAGTGGATTTTATTTTAAAAAACGATTCAGATACGGAAATGAAGGAATTAGCTACTACAGAAAAATACAAAATTTTAGAAAATTTATCTTCTATTGAAAAAAAGTCTTATAATCTTCTTTTTTCTTCGAAAGAAGAAGATGAAACAGAAGATGATAAAAAAGCTGTCATCGTAGAACTCCGTTCTGGAACAGGAGGGGATGAAGCATGTATTTTTGTTGAAGATATATTAAGAATGTATACAATGTATTTTAAAAAATCAGGTTGGAAATATAAAATTATACACGCTCAAAAAGGAGGAATCAAAGGATACAAAGAAATTATTTTAGATCTCAATGGAGAAAAAGGAATTTATGGTAATTTAAAATTCGAATCTGGAGTACACAGAGTGCAAAGAATTCCAAAAACGGAATCTCAAGGAAGAGTACACACATCTGCTATAACCGTAGCAGTCCTTCCTAAAGTCAAAGATATAGAATTCAACATTAATTTATCTGATATAAAAAAAGATACTTTTAGATCTAGTGGAGCAGGAGGTCAACATGTAAACAAAACAGAATCTGCTGTACGATTAACTCATATTCCAAGTAAAATTACAGTAGAATGTCAAGAAGAACGTTCTCAACATAAAAATTTTGAAAAAGCGATCAGTGTTTTACGATCAAGAATTTATCAAAACGAAAAAGAAAAAAGATTAAGAAAAATATCCATAAAAAGAAAATCTTTAGTTTCTACAGGAGATCGTTCTATAAAAATTAGAACCTATAATTATCCTAAAAATAGAGTTACGGATCATAGAATTCATAAATCTATTTATAATCTTGCAGGATTTATGGATGGAAATATTCAAGAAATGATTAATTTATTAAAATTATTTGAAAATAAATAACATTTTGTACAATATTTTATAATCCAGTCTCTAAATCTAGATTATCTAAAAAATTCGTATTATAATTTCCTTTTAAAAAATCATTATTTTGCATAAGTTTTCTAAGTAAAGGAAGAGTCGTATGTATTCCTTCTATAACAAATTCATCTAAAGAACGACGCATTTTTTCAATGGTTTCTTTTCTACTTTTTGCCGTGGTAATAATTTTAGCAATCATAGAATCATAATAATGTGGAACAAAATATCCTGCATAAATATGTGTATCGATACGTACGCCTTTTCCTCCAGGTAAATGCATTTGAGTTATTCTTCCAGGAACTGGACGAAAATTTTGATACGGTTCTTCTGCATTAATTCTACATTCTATAGAATACATTTTGGGATAAAAATTTTTTTTTATAGAAAGTTTTTTTCCATAAGCTAAAAATATCTGTTCTTGAATTAAATCTAGCCCTGTTATTTCTTCGGTAATCGTATGTTCCACTTGTATTCTGGGATTCATTTCCATGAAATAAAAATTTTCGTTATGATCTACCAAAAATTCTATAGTTCCTACTCCTTCATAATGAAGATATTCAGCTGCTTTT containing:
- a CDS encoding CDP-alcohol phosphatidyltransferase family protein; its protein translation is MITKKIIPNIFTLLNLFCGCISIIFLQSKNFNDSAIYTLFSIIFDFLDGFFSRLIKIENLFGKELDSLADMISFGMVPSIIVFLLLENKTPIPFIEYLSFLISIFSACRLAKFNINNPDNKNHIMGLTTPVNTLFFSSISLIITNDPVPFIIEKKIIYLIVMLLMIFLSCYLLVSKIPMFSFNFKNLSWKKNKIRYIFLLISIFLLLTLHMIALPCIIIFYIIISIYFHRLKKIHIKT
- the mnmG gene encoding tRNA uridine-5-carboxymethylaminomethyl(34) synthesis enzyme MnmG, translated to MFLYTYDVIVVGGGHAGIEAASASSNMGSKTLLITTNLQTIGKMSCNPSIGGIAKGQIIREIDALGGISGMIADSSTIQFRMLNKSKGPAMWSPRAQCDRKLFSYYCKYFLEKNSKLDVYQDTVISLIIEGDKVKGVQTIFGLKIKGKSVILTNGTFLNGKIHIGRKKINGGRIAEQEVRGITEQLTKNFGFKFGRMKTGTSPRVDGRSLIYEKMKSQNGDRDPKKFSFFYNPKKLRQQKKCYITYTNQKVHDIVRDNFSHSPVYKGSIQGISPRYCPSIEEKVFRFADKKEHTIFVEPEGWNTVEVYVNGFSTSFPEKIQYQSLKQVSGFEKVKILRPGYAIEYDYFPPEQLKVTLESKIIENLFFAGQINGTTGYEEAAAQGLMAGINVHLKIHKKEPFILKRNQAYIGVLIDDLVTKGTKEPYRMFTSRAEYRMLLRQDNADERLTPMGYNIGLISEKKMRMLDNKKSKIEKCMSLFQKTNFDPKTINPILNAKKSAPICHDKKIETILSRSEIDIQDIISIPFLMEKIQKNDFYQEILEQVSIRIKYKGYIDREKKNAKKLLKLENLKIPNNFDYQSIKSLSSEAKEKLDYYRPISLAQASRISGISPSDLSVLLIYMGR
- the htpG gene encoding molecular chaperone HtpG, which gives rise to MYGIILYGMTKISVTSDNIFPIIKKFLYSNQEIFLRELVSNAIDAVVKLQTLIKLENLYDIIDDFKVKIIIDQINKTLHILDNGIGMTKEEVDKYINQIAFSGAEEFIKKYKNVSTTDSSSNIIGHFGLGFYSSFMVSKKVMILTQSYKKNEPSIFWSCEGDPNFIMREIEKRDRGTEVILYLNDEESKEFLEYDRILKLLQKYCKFMPITISLSSKSKEDKEIVINNINPDWKKNPLQLNDKNYLDFYHELYPNQLEDPLFWVHLNIDHPFHLTGILYFPKIGKKIDVQKDKIHLYQNQVYITDNLEGIVPDFLSLLRGVIDSTDIPLNVSRSHLQYDTSVKNISKYITRKVSDKLDLMFRKNRENFQKKWNNFKIIVEYGMISTQNFFDKAIKFFLFSTIDNSYCTLDECREKIKETQKNKEGKIVFLYSSDPEKQYSFIKEAIDRCYEVLIFDSPLSVHLIQKLELSYTDICFVRVDSDHIDKLINLKKKEELHSELSDPEKQDLKNLIQHYIMEQFQFSIQLEDLSKKDYPFLIIIPEFLRRIKEMNSTMGENIVKKDKYYQLIVNTNHILMKKILKETSEGERKRMIQEALNLTLLSQDLLHGKNLTDFISKRLEDLIQE
- the ybeY gene encoding rRNA maturation RNase YbeY encodes the protein MIKLFYEIYDFSIQKESFFIKEICILLNNEGGYIGNINYIFCNDDYLFEMNQKFLKKNCYTDVLAFNYSINKSISGDIFISVDRIYDNSKQWNQFFMFELKRVMIHAVLHLLGYDDQNHIDKRIMKKKEEFYLNLFQF
- the ftsY gene encoding signal recognition particle-docking protein FtsY, with amino-acid sequence MIFKKETNKVFHHELKKSRGFFFEKIQNFFSKKSKIDINILDHIEEILLSADIGTQTTIKIINNLEERVQKEKYKNLQDIYNLLKEEIENLIDIENVCLEKKIKKNNKKPYVILIVGVNGVGKTTTIGKLAFFLKKKGFHVIISAADTFRAAAIDQIEIWANKAEVPLIKQHMHADPASVVYDTLQSAKSKKKDVVLIDTSGRLQNRINLMKELSKISRVIKKITSEPPHEIMLILDATTGQNAFEQVRKFTYFVQISSIVLTKIEGTAKGGVVIGIMDQFKIPIQYLGIGEKIQDLKVFDRKKFVNCFFE
- a CDS encoding 3'-5' exonuclease, giving the protein MKLKLHRPICFFDIEATGINIGKDRIIEISILKIFPHENKEEKTWLIYPEIPIPPQSTAIHGIKDEDVAGKLKFKDVASSIFKMIENTDLAGYNSNRFDIPILAEEMLRAGMSFDIKKHKTIDVQVIFHKMEPRTLSAAYKYYCSKDLMKAHSSRSDTFATYKILLAQLEKYKNLKKDVKSLNQFSHQKNIADLAGFVKIDEQGNEIFNFGKYKGEKVFEIFEKFPNYYGWIQNSDFPLYTKKILTEIKLKKFNK